The proteins below are encoded in one region of Corynebacterium sphenisci DSM 44792:
- a CDS encoding Mrp/NBP35 family ATP-binding protein — MSTITEAQVRTALASVEDPEVRRPITEIGMVKSIDIADNGDVAVGIYLTIAGCPMKSTLIERTGAAVRGIDGVGEVTVTTDVMDDEQRKAFREAVRGSASEPVIPFAQPDSLTRVFAVASGKGGVGKSSVTVNLAAALSARGLAVGILDADVYGHSIPTMMGSTDRPHQVDDMIMPPQAHGVSLISIGHFVDDNAPVVWRGPMLHRAIQQFLADVFWGDLDVLLLDLPPGTGDIAISVAQLVPTAELLIVTTPQAAAAEVAERAGTISLQTRQRIGGVIENMSWMEMPDGSRMEVFGAGGGQTVADRLTRLTGAPVPLLGQVPLDVKVREAGDEGVPVAIGEPDSPAGAAFNAIADTLHVRRESLAGKPLGLGVTSKRNLM, encoded by the coding sequence ATGTCCACAATCACCGAAGCACAGGTCCGCACCGCCCTCGCCAGCGTCGAGGATCCCGAGGTCCGGCGCCCGATCACCGAGATCGGCATGGTCAAGTCCATCGACATCGCCGACAACGGCGATGTCGCGGTGGGGATCTACCTCACCATCGCCGGCTGCCCGATGAAGAGCACCCTCATCGAGCGCACCGGCGCCGCCGTGCGCGGCATCGACGGCGTCGGCGAGGTCACCGTCACCACCGACGTGATGGACGATGAGCAGCGCAAGGCCTTCCGGGAGGCGGTGCGCGGCTCCGCCTCCGAACCGGTCATCCCCTTCGCCCAGCCCGATTCGCTCACCCGCGTCTTCGCGGTGGCCTCCGGCAAGGGCGGGGTCGGCAAATCCTCGGTGACCGTCAACCTCGCCGCCGCGCTGTCCGCCCGGGGCCTGGCCGTGGGCATCCTCGACGCCGACGTCTACGGCCACTCCATCCCCACCATGATGGGCTCCACGGACCGGCCGCACCAGGTCGACGACATGATCATGCCGCCGCAGGCCCATGGCGTGTCGCTGATCTCCATCGGCCACTTCGTCGACGACAACGCCCCGGTGGTGTGGCGCGGGCCGATGCTGCACCGCGCCATCCAGCAGTTCCTCGCCGACGTGTTCTGGGGGGACCTGGACGTGCTGCTGCTCGACCTGCCGCCGGGCACCGGCGACATCGCCATCTCGGTGGCGCAGCTGGTGCCCACCGCGGAGCTGCTCATCGTGACCACCCCCCAGGCCGCGGCCGCGGAGGTCGCCGAGCGCGCCGGCACGATCAGCCTGCAGACCCGGCAGCGGATCGGCGGGGTGATCGAGAACATGAGCTGGATGGAGATGCCGGACGGCTCCCGGATGGAGGTCTTCGGCGCCGGCGGCGGGCAGACCGTCGCCGACCGGCTGACCCGGCTCACCGGCGCCCCGGTGCCGCTGCTCGGCCAGGTGCCGCTGGACGTGAAGGTCCGGGAGGCCGGCGACGAGGGCGTGCCGGTGGCCATCGGGGAACCGGACTCCCCGGCCGGGGCGGCCTTCAACGCGATCGCGGACACGCTGCACGTGCGCCGGGAGTCCCTCGCCGGCAAGCCCCTGGGCCTGGGTGTCACCAGCAAGCGCAACCTCATGTGA
- a CDS encoding magnesium and cobalt transport protein CorA: MDRTGRPIPADEATRDCAVYRDGLRLPGRWDHRRALAHVRETGEGFAWLSLSRPTAAAMDAVAEVYGLDELTVEDALTARQRPRVEVHEDHLVYVLRTVQYSPEGLDGDENEKIRTGQLLVVLGADYVITIRGGASREDLRRLQHRVDADPELLRPGPAGVLWALTDMVVDDYLRIAQRLEDVVERMEDRVFEPDDIGDIEDIYILKRETLEMLHAIAPLTAALRLIRTLKAPLIPKVVRRYLGDVLDHQLVAADIIRGIDSRLSSLIDAAAVKVQLQQNTDMRTISAYAAILAVPTAIAGIYGMNFANMPELHWRWGYYLVLAVMATVVWLLVRLLRRNRWL, from the coding sequence GTGGACCGGACCGGACGCCCCATCCCGGCCGATGAGGCCACCCGCGATTGCGCGGTCTACCGCGACGGGCTGCGCCTGCCCGGGCGCTGGGATCACCGCCGCGCCCTGGCGCACGTCCGGGAGACCGGGGAGGGCTTCGCCTGGCTGTCGCTGTCCCGGCCCACCGCCGCGGCGATGGACGCCGTCGCCGAGGTCTACGGCCTCGACGAGCTCACCGTGGAGGACGCGCTCACCGCCCGGCAGCGGCCCCGGGTGGAGGTCCACGAGGATCACCTGGTGTACGTGCTGCGCACCGTGCAGTACTCCCCCGAGGGCCTCGACGGCGACGAGAACGAGAAGATCCGCACCGGCCAGCTGCTGGTGGTGCTCGGCGCGGACTACGTGATCACCATCCGCGGCGGGGCCTCCCGGGAGGACCTGCGCCGGCTGCAGCACCGGGTGGACGCGGACCCGGAGCTGCTCCGGCCCGGCCCCGCCGGGGTGCTCTGGGCGCTCACCGACATGGTCGTCGACGACTACCTGCGGATCGCGCAGCGCCTGGAGGACGTGGTGGAGCGGATGGAGGACCGGGTCTTCGAGCCCGACGACATCGGCGACATCGAGGACATCTACATCCTCAAGCGGGAGACCCTGGAGATGCTGCACGCGATCGCCCCGCTCACCGCGGCGCTGCGGCTGATCCGCACCCTCAAGGCCCCGCTCATCCCGAAGGTGGTGCGCCGCTACCTCGGCGACGTGCTCGACCACCAGCTCGTCGCCGCGGACATCATCCGCGGCATCGACTCCCGGCTCAGCTCCCTCATCGACGCCGCCGCGGTGAAGGTGCAGCTGCAGCAGAACACGGACATGCGCACCATCTCCGCCTACGCGGCGATCCTCGCGGTGCCCACCGCGATCGCCGGGATCTACGGGATGAACTTCGCGAACATGCCGGAGCTGCACTGGCGCTGGGGCTACTACCTGGTGCTCGCGGTGATGGCCACGGTGGTGTGGCTGCTGGTGCGGCTGCTGCGCCGCAACCGCTGGCTGTAG
- a CDS encoding general stress protein, with protein MAPPRPAPRTPTPPEGWPVGSFRSYAKAQEAVDMLSDLDEFPVSDLTIVGVDLMQVEKVVGRLTWGKVLGGGALYGAWMGLFFGLLLGLFQEDWVSPLITGVAVGVIFGVVAAAVPYAMQNGRRDFASTTSIVAGRYDVLCAPRTAERARDILARKAIR; from the coding sequence ATGGCCCCGCCCCGCCCCGCCCCGCGCACCCCCACCCCGCCGGAGGGGTGGCCGGTGGGCAGCTTCCGCAGCTACGCCAAGGCGCAGGAGGCGGTGGACATGCTCAGCGACCTCGACGAGTTCCCGGTCAGCGATCTCACCATCGTCGGCGTGGACCTGATGCAGGTGGAGAAGGTCGTCGGCCGGCTCACCTGGGGCAAGGTGCTCGGCGGGGGCGCGCTCTACGGGGCGTGGATGGGCCTGTTCTTCGGGCTGCTGCTGGGCCTGTTCCAGGAGGACTGGGTGAGCCCCCTCATCACCGGCGTCGCCGTGGGCGTGATCTTCGGCGTGGTCGCCGCGGCGGTGCCCTACGCGATGCAGAACGGGCGCCGGGACTTCGCCTCCACCACCTCCATCGTCGCCGGCCGCTACGACGTGCTCTGCGCCCCGCGCACCGCCGAACGCGCCCGGGACATCCTGGCCCGCAAGGCGATCCGCTAG
- a CDS encoding S1C family serine protease, with protein MTPTEPGPAEAAGPDPATGRSAFRRPAGVAGGVDPATRPAADAGERGADPLAGLVPAGPDAATAAAFGGPGGLQPPPAEGAFFGEPNAATRAALAGDPGAAERLRAAARPPAPEPGYAPFARAGTPMVAAGPAVAPPPAPAPEPAPPRVGAREALLGAAVPWRVLAAAAAAVLAVAAVGGYVGGRAGGWDRSEGDRVQLVRETGRGPRTPIGEVAARVQPAVAAIRVGDPGRPGVGETGSGVVIDDSGHILTNNHVIAAAAADPALRVQVQFQAAGDARLVDARILGRDPRSDLAVLKVDDVAGLTVAALGDSDAVQVGDTVLAMGSPQGLNRTVTSGIVSAVHRPVRLSGERNDTDGVADAIQTDASINPGNSGGPLVDARGAVIGINTLIFSTSGGSQGIGFAIPINHAAGIAEQLIAGEQPRHPGIAVTAVGVGNGIVVGARLATVVPGGPADRAGLREGDVITAVGDREVADSDELMVALWSAGAGEPTTVTLLRDGVELTVAVTPEPE; from the coding sequence GTGACCCCGACGGAGCCGGGACCGGCCGAGGCGGCCGGCCCGGACCCCGCCACCGGGCGGTCCGCCTTCCGCCGCCCCGCCGGGGTGGCCGGGGGCGTCGACCCCGCCACCCGGCCGGCCGCCGATGCGGGGGAACGGGGGGCGGACCCGCTGGCCGGGTTGGTACCGGCCGGGCCGGACGCGGCCACCGCCGCGGCCTTCGGCGGCCCCGGCGGGCTGCAGCCGCCCCCGGCGGAGGGCGCGTTCTTCGGCGAACCCAACGCCGCCACCCGCGCCGCCCTGGCCGGGGACCCGGGGGCCGCGGAGCGGCTGCGCGCCGCCGCCCGGCCCCCGGCGCCGGAACCCGGTTACGCGCCCTTCGCCCGGGCGGGGACGCCCATGGTCGCCGCCGGGCCCGCGGTGGCCCCGCCGCCGGCGCCCGCGCCGGAGCCGGCGCCGCCCCGGGTGGGCGCCCGGGAGGCGCTGCTGGGCGCGGCGGTGCCCTGGCGGGTGCTCGCCGCGGCCGCCGCGGCGGTGCTCGCGGTGGCGGCCGTCGGCGGCTACGTCGGCGGCCGGGCCGGCGGCTGGGATCGCTCCGAGGGCGATCGGGTGCAGCTGGTCCGGGAGACCGGCCGCGGCCCGCGCACCCCGATCGGCGAGGTCGCCGCCCGGGTGCAGCCGGCGGTGGCCGCGATCCGGGTCGGCGACCCGGGGCGGCCCGGGGTGGGGGAGACCGGCTCCGGGGTGGTCATCGACGACTCCGGGCACATCCTCACCAACAACCACGTCATCGCCGCGGCCGCGGCGGATCCGGCGCTGCGGGTGCAGGTGCAGTTCCAGGCCGCCGGGGACGCCCGCCTGGTGGACGCCCGGATCCTCGGCCGCGATCCCCGGTCGGATCTCGCGGTGCTCAAGGTCGACGACGTCGCCGGGCTCACCGTCGCCGCCCTCGGCGACTCCGATGCGGTGCAGGTGGGCGACACGGTGCTGGCGATGGGCTCCCCGCAGGGGCTCAACCGCACCGTGACCTCGGGCATCGTCTCCGCCGTGCACCGGCCGGTGCGGCTGTCCGGGGAGCGCAACGACACCGACGGCGTCGCCGACGCCATCCAGACCGACGCCTCGATCAACCCCGGCAACTCCGGCGGCCCCCTGGTCGACGCCCGCGGGGCGGTGATCGGGATCAACACCCTGATCTTCTCCACCTCCGGCGGCTCCCAGGGCATCGGCTTCGCGATCCCGATCAACCACGCCGCCGGCATCGCCGAGCAGCTGATCGCCGGGGAGCAGCCGCGCCACCCCGGCATCGCGGTGACCGCGGTCGGCGTCGGCAACGGGATCGTGGTCGGCGCCCGGCTGGCCACGGTGGTCCCCGGCGGACCCGCCGACCGGGCCGGGCTGCGGGAGGGCGACGTGATCACCGCCGTCGGCGATCGGGAGGTCGCCGACTCCGATGAGCTGATGGTGGCGCTGTGGTCGGCCGGGGCGGGCGAGCCCACCACGGTGACCCTGCTGCGCGACGGGGTGGAGCTCACCGTGGCCGTCACCCCGGAACCGGAGTAG
- a CDS encoding O-methyltransferase, with protein MTNTEPSTEAILAHVAATAADDEALAAARADAAELGLAVPDPATGELLALLASLAAGAGDGADGRGPQAVVVSPAAGVVGLQLLAGLPEQAHLSCIDPDTEHQRLARAALAGTPGRHRFLPARPLDVMGRLAAGAYDLVYVDADPAELLAVREAAWPLLRPGGVLFLAGSLLDGTVGDATRHDRATVAAREADAELRGAADAVVARIPAGPGATVLRKLG; from the coding sequence GTGACGAACACCGAGCCCTCCACCGAAGCCATCCTCGCCCATGTCGCGGCCACCGCCGCCGATGACGAGGCGCTCGCCGCGGCCCGCGCGGACGCCGCCGAACTGGGCCTGGCCGTGCCGGACCCGGCCACCGGGGAGCTGCTCGCGCTGCTGGCCTCCCTCGCCGCCGGCGCCGGCGACGGCGCCGACGGGCGCGGCCCGCAGGCCGTGGTGGTCTCCCCCGCCGCCGGGGTGGTCGGGCTGCAGCTGCTCGCCGGGCTGCCCGAGCAGGCCCACCTGAGCTGCATCGACCCGGACACCGAGCATCAGCGGCTGGCCCGGGCGGCGCTCGCCGGCACCCCCGGCCGGCACCGGTTCCTGCCCGCCCGGCCGCTGGACGTGATGGGCCGGCTGGCCGCCGGCGCCTACGACCTCGTCTACGTCGACGCCGATCCGGCGGAGCTGCTCGCGGTGCGCGAGGCGGCCTGGCCGCTGCTGCGGCCCGGCGGGGTGCTCTTCCTCGCGGGCAGCCTGCTCGACGGCACCGTCGGCGACGCCACCCGGCATGACCGGGCCACCGTCGCCGCCCGGGAGGCCGATGCGGAGCTGCGCGGCGCCGCCGACGCGGTGGTCGCC
- a CDS encoding anti-sigma factor family protein produces MAGRSGRGGARRFASTDHLGVEAVAAFVDGELVPVARRRATSHLMACPECRDEVARQREAARRLRDSGEIRVPAALRGRLAALAQETVGAPGPDAPAPAEATAGDPGAAADAGTPPPRPAGSTAAARAARRRAGLVAALGLALRGLRHPRTPGPRR; encoded by the coding sequence GTGGCGGGGCGGAGCGGACGCGGCGGGGCCAGGCGCTTCGCCTCCACCGATCATCTCGGCGTCGAGGCGGTCGCCGCCTTCGTCGACGGTGAGCTGGTGCCGGTGGCCCGCCGCCGCGCCACCAGCCATCTGATGGCCTGCCCGGAATGCCGCGACGAGGTCGCCCGGCAGCGCGAGGCCGCCCGCCGGCTGCGCGACTCCGGCGAGATCCGGGTGCCCGCCGCGCTGCGCGGCCGGCTCGCCGCCCTGGCCCAGGAGACCGTCGGCGCCCCCGGCCCCGACGCCCCGGCACCCGCGGAGGCGACCGCCGGCGATCCGGGGGCCGCCGCCGATGCGGGGACGCCCCCGCCACGCCCGGCCGGATCCACCGCCGCCGCCCGCGCCGCCCGCCGCCGGGCGGGCCTGGTCGCCGCCCTCGGGCTGGCGCTGCGCGGGCTGCGCCATCCCCGCACCCCGGGACCGCGGCGGTGA
- a CDS encoding ArsR/SmtB family transcription factor, whose protein sequence is MQDFAPVSDDELWELHEDSLNPDSPYIEIAVEVFSMLADMTRVRIVLALRDGELPVGELACRVGKTPTSVSQHLAKLRMARMVTARQEGTRVFYSLQDEHAANLVIQAIYQAEHAIDGDHPPHQRPRR, encoded by the coding sequence ATGCAGGATTTCGCGCCAGTCTCCGATGATGAGCTCTGGGAACTCCATGAGGATTCCCTGAACCCCGACTCCCCGTACATCGAGATCGCCGTGGAGGTGTTCTCGATGCTCGCGGACATGACCCGGGTGCGCATCGTGCTGGCCCTGCGCGACGGGGAGCTGCCGGTCGGCGAACTCGCCTGCCGGGTGGGCAAGACGCCCACCTCGGTGTCCCAGCACCTGGCGAAGCTGCGCATGGCCCGGATGGTCACCGCCCGCCAGGAGGGCACCCGGGTGTTCTACTCGCTGCAGGACGAGCATGCCGCGAACCTGGTGATCCAGGCCATCTACCAGGCCGAGCACGCCATCGACGGGGACCACCCGCCGCATCAGCGCCCCCGGCGCTGA
- a CDS encoding DUF1003 domain-containing protein, with product MSAREDRAAEREAARDRARERAEERRERTGRLDLATPVERRPRRLIAFDGDRFAEGAEAVARFLGTGKYLAYQSAVVVAWIALNIGGMAWNWDPYPFILLNLAFSTQAAYAAPLILLAQNRQEDRDRAAIAEDRRRAEETKADTEFLAREIAGVRAAVGDAVTRDYLRRELEDLSGALARIEARLYETRDPAGERGGAHPDRPGRG from the coding sequence ATGAGCGCCCGGGAGGACCGCGCCGCCGAGCGCGAGGCGGCCCGGGACCGGGCCCGGGAGCGCGCCGAGGAGCGCCGGGAGCGCACCGGCCGGCTGGACCTGGCCACCCCGGTGGAACGGCGGCCGCGCCGGCTCATCGCCTTCGACGGGGACCGCTTCGCCGAGGGCGCCGAGGCGGTGGCCCGGTTCCTGGGCACCGGGAAGTACCTCGCCTACCAGTCCGCGGTGGTGGTCGCCTGGATCGCGCTGAACATCGGGGGCATGGCCTGGAACTGGGACCCCTACCCCTTCATCCTGCTCAACCTGGCCTTCTCCACCCAGGCCGCCTACGCCGCGCCGCTGATCCTGCTGGCGCAGAACCGGCAGGAGGACCGGGACCGCGCCGCGATCGCCGAGGACCGGCGGCGGGCGGAGGAGACCAAGGCGGACACCGAGTTCCTGGCCCGGGAGATCGCCGGGGTGCGCGCCGCGGTGGGCGATGCGGTCACCCGCGACTACCTGCGCCGGGAGCTGGAGGACCTCTCCGGGGCGCTGGCCCGGATCGAGGCCCGGCTCTACGAGACCCGGGATCCCGCCGGGGAGCGCGGGGGCGCGCACCCCGACCGGCCCGGCCGCGGCTGA
- the sigE gene encoding RNA polymerase sigma factor SigE, with translation MSEDASPRAPLRGTAAFDAGEGAMPSWAELVEQHADGVYRLAYRLTGNQHDAEDLTQETFMRVFRSLRSYRPGTFEGWLHRITTNLFLDLVRHRGTIRMEALPEDYDRVPGTAPTPEQAWEDANLDPDLEAALAALRPEYRAAVVLCDVVGLTYEEISEVLDVKMGTVRSRIHRARSELREHLRRAEAGRAAADAVPARSS, from the coding sequence ATGAGCGAGGATGCCTCCCCCCGTGCGCCGCTGCGCGGCACCGCGGCCTTCGACGCCGGCGAGGGCGCCATGCCCTCCTGGGCGGAACTCGTCGAGCAGCACGCCGACGGGGTGTACCGGCTGGCCTACCGGCTCACCGGCAACCAGCACGACGCCGAGGATCTCACCCAGGAGACCTTCATGCGCGTCTTCCGCTCCCTGCGCAGCTACCGCCCCGGCACCTTCGAGGGCTGGCTGCACCGGATCACCACCAACCTCTTCCTGGACCTGGTGCGCCACCGCGGCACCATCCGGATGGAGGCGCTGCCCGAGGACTACGACCGGGTGCCGGGCACCGCGCCCACCCCGGAGCAGGCCTGGGAGGACGCCAACCTGGACCCGGACCTGGAGGCCGCGCTGGCCGCGCTGCGCCCCGAGTACCGGGCCGCGGTGGTGCTCTGCGATGTGGTGGGCCTCACCTACGAGGAGATCTCCGAGGTCCTGGACGTGAAGATGGGCACCGTGCGCTCCCGGATCCACCGGGCCCGCAGCGAACTGCGCGAGCATCTGCGCCGCGCCGAGGCCGGGCGCGCCGCCGCCGACGCGGTGCCCGCGCGCAGCAGCTGA
- a CDS encoding magnesium transporter MgtE N-terminal domain-containing protein — protein MASISRVYVGRLAGMPVRNPDGDPIGRIRDVVVRLRAGGAASPALGLVIQMTDKRRVFMPMLRVASFGPQEALLGSGQVSVRQFRARPGEQTVLGDVVGAKVRVDDPELPGLHGVPQEVTDLELERTRTRDWVITRVAVLGPKRGLRGRRELAVVPWSHVHGLAPAGEAPAAADAELIAAFHEMHPADVATRMADLAPARRRRVAAGIDDELLADIIQELPDDDQAEVIEELAIERAADILEEMDPDDAADLLHELDGDRADVLLELMAPEESKAVRRLMTFDADSVGGLMTSDPLILQPTTTVAEALARARDPELPTSLASLVFVVRPPTATPTGRYLGCVHLQKLLREPPSTQIGGMLDPDLPPLYAEDHYDTAARYFATYNLVAGPVIDDQGHLLGALSVDDLLDHMLPEDWREQGLRPGAADPAEVAR, from the coding sequence ATGGCATCGATTTCGCGCGTGTACGTCGGGCGCCTGGCCGGGATGCCGGTGCGCAACCCCGACGGCGACCCCATCGGCCGGATCCGGGACGTGGTGGTGCGGCTGCGCGCCGGCGGCGCGGCCTCCCCGGCGCTGGGCCTGGTCATCCAGATGACCGACAAGCGCCGGGTGTTCATGCCGATGCTGCGGGTGGCCTCCTTCGGCCCGCAGGAGGCGCTGCTGGGCTCCGGGCAGGTCTCGGTGCGCCAGTTCCGCGCCCGGCCCGGGGAGCAGACCGTGCTCGGCGACGTGGTCGGCGCGAAGGTGCGGGTCGATGACCCGGAGCTGCCCGGGCTGCACGGGGTGCCGCAGGAGGTCACCGACCTGGAGCTGGAGCGCACCCGCACCCGGGACTGGGTGATCACCCGGGTGGCGGTGCTGGGCCCCAAGCGGGGCCTGCGCGGCCGCCGGGAGCTGGCCGTGGTGCCGTGGAGCCACGTGCACGGCCTGGCCCCGGCCGGGGAGGCCCCCGCGGCCGCCGATGCGGAGCTCATCGCCGCCTTCCACGAGATGCACCCGGCGGACGTGGCCACCCGGATGGCGGATCTGGCCCCGGCCCGGCGCCGCCGGGTCGCCGCCGGCATCGACGACGAGTTGCTCGCGGACATCATCCAGGAGCTGCCCGACGACGACCAGGCGGAGGTGATCGAGGAGCTGGCGATTGAGCGGGCGGCGGACATCCTGGAGGAGATGGACCCCGACGACGCCGCGGATCTGCTGCACGAGCTCGACGGGGATCGCGCCGACGTGCTGCTGGAGCTGATGGCCCCGGAGGAGTCGAAGGCGGTGCGCCGGCTGATGACCTTCGACGCCGATTCGGTGGGCGGGCTGATGACCTCCGATCCGCTGATCCTGCAGCCGACTACCACCGTCGCCGAGGCCCTGGCCCGGGCCCGGGACCCGGAGCTGCCCACCTCCCTGGCCTCCCTGGTGTTCGTGGTGCGCCCGCCCACGGCCACCCCCACCGGGCGCTACCTGGGCTGCGTGCACCTGCAGAAGCTGCTCCGGGAACCGCCCTCGACGCAGATCGGCGGGATGCTGGACCCGGATCTGCCGCCGCTGTACGCCGAGGACCACTACGACACCGCGGCGCGCTACTTCGCCACCTACAACCTGGTCGCCGGCCCGGTGATCGACGACCAGGGCCATCTGCTCGGCGCGCTGAGCGTCGACGATCTGCTCGACCACATGCTGCCCGAGGACTGGCGGGAGCAGGGCCTGCGCCCGGGCGCCGCCGACCCGGCGGAGGTGGCCCGATGA